Part of the Tenacibaculum sp. SZ-18 genome, AATCTGTATATTTTCTTTTGTTAATTCGATTGACAATCCTTTTTTAGGAACAATTAAACTTCCATAATTATCAATTGTCCAGTAATCTTGTTTACTTCTAGGAAAAAGAAAATAACTAAAATCAGATTTAACTTTTATATTCTTAGTGAAATAAGACTTTTCTCTTGTTGAAGATTCTCTAAACTCTTTCTCTGAAAGATTTTTAATCATTGTTACGTTTTTCACTTCATTACTAATATAATTAAATGAATAATTATCCTTGTTTGGTAGTTTTTGATTGTTAATAATAACAACTCCATTCACAATTTTTAATTTATCACCGGGCATTCCAATTATTCTTTTAATTAAAAATTTATCAGAATCATCAACAGCCTTAAAAACCACAATATCTTCTCTTTGGAACCTCTTCCCCCCTTTTAACGAACGATATAAATCATACTCATGTTTAGGAGCTTGAAACATACCACCAATAACTGGAATATTTCTCTTATGCCTTGGCAATTTGACTCCATAAGAGAACTTATTTACAATTACGTAATCACCGGGATACAATGTTCTTTCCATTGATTTAGAAGGAACAAAATACATATCAATAAAAAATGATCGAATGAAAATTGAAATTACAATAGGAGTAATAAAATACCAGCAAATTCTTAATATTTTAAATACTTTATCTGAAATAGAATTCCTTAAAATTTTAACCCAAAAACAAGTAGTTAAACTATCTAAAATAATTAAAAGAACACCTGTAATTATAAGTTCTTTTGTCCAAAAATAAAATAGTAGAATTACTAATAAACCTAATGTATACACTATCTTTTTCATCAGGTAAAAATAGTAATTTAAACCAATTATAAAAGAGTCAAATAGTAAGAATATTATTATACTTACTTTTCTCTTTTAAGCGATACTTGGTGTCCGTTTTACATTATAATACCATGCAATCTGTCCTAATTGGAATATGATTTTAACAGAATCACGCATGGATAATTTACTTCCATCTGCATGAATCCATCTTTTTAAAGGCTGTTCGCAAAGCATTCGTTTTGCCTTATCTAAACCATAATGTAAGGTTACTCTTCTAAATATTTCAACGTCGAAAATCCACTTCGAAACAAACTTATCTTTAAAAGATATTTCAATGACGTCTCTATGGAAAATTTTTGCTCCACATTGTGTATCCTTGAAATCCATTGAAAGAATTTTTCTGATGATATAATTAATCGTTTGACTAATAATTTTTCGTGCAGACTCTTTTGTGATATTAGCTCCCATCCTACTAATCCGTGAACCACTTACAATTTTATAATCAGAATTTTGAATTGTATTTACTAAATCATCAAAATCTCTTAAATCAGTAGATAAATCAGCGTCCAGAAATCCTATATAATCCAAATCTTCCTCTTGTAACATATGAAGCATTCCTTGCCGAACTGCTTCCGCCTTACCTCCATTTTTTTCACAGTCATAAACTGTAATAAAATCTTCTCTACCTTTTCGAATAGAATGTAAGACTTCTAAAGTTTTGTCCTTACTTCCATCGTTTACGAAACACAAATGATACCCTGTATGCTTGTCTATAAAATTCGTAAACTCATTACTGAGTAACCTTTTTTCTTCATTATAACAAGGAATTACAACCCCAACACATCTTTCTTGGATAATAACATCTCCGCTGTAAATATTTGATTTAGATGAAACTTTAGGAGCTCCAATCAATCTTTTTACTCTTGCGTAAACTTCCGATAAACTCAAAGGTTTTTTCATATAATCGTCAATACCTAAATCAAATCCTTCCGTTATCATTTGGTCATCTGTATTCCCTGACAAAACCATTATTGGTGTTTTTGATTTTTTCTCAACTCTTATGTATTTAACAACCTCTATACCAGGTAAGCTTGGCATATTAATATCTACAATTACTAGGTCTGGCTCAATCTCATTAAAAAGCTCAATTCCTTTATTTGCATCCGTTTCACAAAAAACTTCATAGCCTAACTCTTTTAATCGATTTTCTAAGGGAATTAATACAAGCTTTTGGTCATCGATAGCCAATATTTTCATATTTCGAGGTATTTTTAAATCTAACTATTTTCTAAATTTAACTAAGATTCACTAGAAATCAAAGTTTCTAGAATAAAAGTTCCTTGAGCAAAATTCACCAACATCAAAATAAATTTACTGTTTTGTTTAAATATTTTATATTTATTAAAAGAAAATTGACAATTATTGAATGAAAGGAGTTTCTAACAAATATTTAATTACTGCCATATTGCTTTGTGTAGTTTTTCATGGAAGTACTATATTTTTCACTTTAGAAACAACTTATGATGCATTAATTCACTTGTTTTTTGCTGGGCATTATGCAGATAATTGGTTTGAGCACTGGAGTTATAAATGGTATACTGGATTTTCTGTTATGGGTTATCCTCCATTGGTTCACCAATTAATAGGAGCGTTATCTCTTATAGGTGGCCTAAAATTCGGGCTATTCACAGTAGCTATAATTGTATCGATTCTTTTCGTTACAGGAGTTTATCGTTATGCTTTACTCATAACAGGAAATACAACAACTGCTGGTTATTCTGCTCTACTGAGTGTGTTTTCAGCTTCTTTTGTTGAAACACTTCACATTTTTGGACAGCTCCCAAGTATTATGGGGATTTCAATTTTAATGCATGCACTCCCCGAAATTTATTCATGGTTAAAAACCGGTATTTATAAATACTTTTTCACATCTCTTTCCTTAATCTCTGTAACCGTTACATCTCACCATGTAACTCCAATATTTGGAATGGTATTTTTCATTTTACCATTAGTAGGAATGGTAATTATGGATATAGCAAGAGAACAAGTTAATTCCTATAAAGAAATTCGTCTTAAACTTTTTCTAAAAGTATTCGTAAAAACATTCAAGCGAAATATCACATTCCTAATCATGATTCTTGTTTTAATTGTTGGGTGTATTTTACCATACTGGATAAACTCTAAAAAAAATCCGATTACTCAAGTTCCTATACCTCACGGATCTAGAGATAACTTTTTAGAGGTTTTATCTTCAGGATTAGTCTTTTTCTTAATTCCCTGGGGAGTATTATTATTCTTCATTCCTTATTTCTTATATAGATATTACAGCAAGCGTTACCTATTTTTTGGTTTGTGTTTTTCAATGCTATTCATTTTAGGTACCGGAGGAACAACACCAATTCCTGAAATCATACTAGGAGAAAATGCTTTCAATATTCTTACTTTAGACCGATTCACATTATGGGGTTCTATAATGGCGTTACCAATTTTTGGAGAGTTTACATACAGGTTTGTTGAAGGAGACTTAAAGCAGCTCATACAAAAAAAATTTGGGGCTGTTTATCATCGATTAATCGGAGGATTACTAGCAGCTCTGTTTTTGTTTTTTACAATTTTCTCGTTGAGTTTAGGTTATTTCAGACCTTCACAACCACAAAAAATTAACATCTTGCCCATTATCAACTTCTTAAATCAAGATCAACATGATCAATGGAGATATTTAACATTGGGCTTTGGTGATCAAATGGCTTGGCTTGCTTCTCAAACAAATGCAACTACTGTTGATGGGAACTATCATTCAGCTAGAAGACTCCCTGAACTTACAACCAGACCTATTGAAAGGTTGGAGAATTCAAAGTTTAAAGGTGTTGCTGGTATTGGTTCTCTTCAGCAATTCCTTACTGTTCCCGAGAAATACAATCTTAAATATATTTTTTCTAATGATAAATTTTACGATCCAATTCTATATTTCTGTGGTTGGCAAAGAATACCTCCATTAGAAAATGGAATTATGGTATGGGAACGTTTAAATATAAACCCTTTATCTACCATTTTACCAAGAGATGAAGTTGATAACTGGGAAAATATCCTCTGGGGAATAATACCATTTACCACCGTAATTGTTGCATTTATGTTCAATATTATTCCTCTATTTAAGAATAAACTCAGAATGAAACCTAAAGTGATTCCTGAATATTTTAATTTTCGACAAGAATACTCAAGTTTTTCCAGTTTTATCTTAAAAATAACACATATATGGTCTGCTTTGCTTATTATTCTTATGATTTATGGGATATATTTACTGTACATAAAAAATGATTCCCAGAGAACACCAGAAAATGTAATTACCGCATATTATAATGCATTGGACTTTAAGCGATTTAAAACTGCCCATTCTCTATTAGATCCTAGAAAAGAAATTACCATCGATCAATACATGTTAGAAATTTCCGTTACCGATGGCTTATTAAGTTCTTATGCTAAAATGGATGCCTTAGAATACTCAATTCTCAAAAAAACGGATAGTTTGGCTACCATGGAAGTAAAAACAAAATGGATTACACCTCTTGAAAAAATTAATAGGGTTGATTATAAAACACTCGTAAAATTCAAAGGAA contains:
- a CDS encoding response regulator, with translation MKILAIDDQKLVLIPLENRLKELGYEVFCETDANKGIELFNEIEPDLVIVDINMPSLPGIEVVKYIRVEKKSKTPIMVLSGNTDDQMITEGFDLGIDDYMKKPLSLSEVYARVKRLIGAPKVSSKSNIYSGDVIIQERCVGVVIPCYNEEKRLLSNEFTNFIDKHTGYHLCFVNDGSKDKTLEVLHSIRKGREDFITVYDCEKNGGKAEAVRQGMLHMLQEEDLDYIGFLDADLSTDLRDFDDLVNTIQNSDYKIVSGSRISRMGANITKESARKIISQTINYIIRKILSMDFKDTQCGAKIFHRDVIEISFKDKFVSKWIFDVEIFRRVTLHYGLDKAKRMLCEQPLKRWIHADGSKLSMRDSVKIIFQLGQIAWYYNVKRTPSIA
- the lepB gene encoding signal peptidase I, which produces MKKIVYTLGLLVILLFYFWTKELIITGVLLIILDSLTTCFWVKILRNSISDKVFKILRICWYFITPIVISIFIRSFFIDMYFVPSKSMERTLYPGDYVIVNKFSYGVKLPRHKRNIPVIGGMFQAPKHEYDLYRSLKGGKRFQREDIVVFKAVDDSDKFLIKRIIGMPGDKLKIVNGVVIINNQKLPNKDNYSFNYISNEVKNVTMIKNLSEKEFRESSTREKSYFTKNIKVKSDFSYFLFPRSKQDYWTIDNYGSLIVPKKGLSIELTKENIQIYKTIALKFENVELEDYSQKYYSFKKDYYFMLGDNRHNSIDSRSFGFVPEDFIQGKMEFSF